In Plasmodium falciparum 3D7 genome assembly, chromosome: 13, the following are encoded in one genomic region:
- a CDS encoding erythrocyte membrane protein 1, PfEMP1 yields the protein MGPPGITGTQGETAKHMFDRIGKQVYETVKNEAENYISELEGKLSQATLLGERVSSLKTCQLVEDYRSKANGDVKRYPCANRSPVRFSDESRSQCTYNRIKDNETDDNACGACAPYRRLHLCDYNLEKMGKTSTTKHDLLAEVCMAAKYEGDSIKTHYTIHKHTNNDSAAELCTELARSFADIGDIIRGKDLYLGDIKKKQNGKKTEREKLEENLKRIFGKIHEDVTNGKKEVLKTRYKDINDPEFFKLREDWWTANRATVWKAITCHAGESDKYFRNTCNDSEHSGTFSQPNKYCRCNGDKPGEDKANVDPPTYFDYVPQYLRWFEEWAEDFCRIRKHKLKNAKEQCREKYKSGTDRYCSRNGYDCTQTIRGRNILVSDSECTNCSVVCTPFVKWIENKKLEFEKQKGKYTKEIEKANGTSNGTTIRTQYGTINNMYRKDFYQQLQSGYGDVNAFLELLNKETTCKDHPKVEEKSDIDFNEGTEKTFSHTEYCETCPWCATKKKGIDGNWEEQKYEEGCENYLMKPIDESKSTDIDLLVKDTSGTTMVEKLGGLCNDSSKRTVQMENWQCHYEKKSQYEDGFDKDYCVLKDDKKKKPEHRTIKSYYTLFPNWINEMLKDSIDWSKELKTCINNEKPTNCIRECKSKCDCFKKWVVQKEQEWKQLEEHYEKENFSGDFGPRISPYVTLEGNLQYSYLEMIRKYYAQEKPVQEIEQIIEKNKNNFEVKEDDNSITKFLQQEKGIATKCIEKQEECKQQKKQQRQKQPADKVVSRSGASPDTASPDTKATEEKEEEEEEEEEEDLGEESEEPEDQAVVDQDGQGETTEKKVPATTEEGSPKETTTPEKSVDVCKTVAELFSNVDNLKEACTQKYGGNNSRLGWKCIPTSGGEKATGGSGESTGSDATTGGSICVPPRRRRLYVTPLTKWATNMEATEAQAGGDEATEASVPLGDGVSKNPKEALLKAFVESAAVETFFLWHRYKKIKDKEKKEKEERERENAGLDPFGGSVDDEASTPDPQTQLQSGTIPPDFLRQMFYTLGDYRDICIGGDRDIVGDTIVSNKEGGTPTKISDKIKEILEKVDKKQPDKQNSGTTPKTWWEENGPHIWNAMVCALTYKDNGDKGKPQVDDTVHSQLWDTTKNKPKNRQYEYDQVKLDENSGTGPKSNDPINNPTLKEFISRPPYFRYLEEWGETFCRQRARMLKQVEKNCTQHGKKQYSGDGEYCDKIHKDPTTLPDLGYSCPKSCSSYRKWIERKKTQYEKQEKAYNNQKANVQNNNDNGFCGTLEREAAAFLNSLKNGPCKKENGKDNDEYEIKFDDKEKTFKHAKYCDPCPKFKVDCKNGKCDNDKGGDCNGIKTIDAKNFETMVKPTEEIVMRVSDNSGNKFNDLSDCQNAGIFEGIKENKYKCGNVCGYVVCKSENGNGEKVNGIENQNKIITIRGLVAHWVQYFLEDYNKIKHKISHCINNGEVSKCIKDCVKKWVEEKEKEWKKLKEHYQKQYGYNNSGESYPVRSILEQFQSGTEFKNAIKPCGTLQQFESFCGLNGDESSKKENGNEDAVQCLLKNLGNEAKKCEEKQQTSGIPEAPCVNHTPLEDDDEEPYEDLLLQETEEKPEEAKKNMMPKICKDVVQEAETVVESGCVPAKTPEAPAASPAPKEPPAPSEGTKERPSPPEKKAPLPKEEKTKPKRSLTPTDDPWEPLKNAMLSSTIMWSIGIGFATFTYFYLKKKTKRLVDLFSVINIPKSDYDIPTKLSPNRYIPYTSGKYRGKRYIYLEGDSGTDSGYTDHYSDITSSSESEYEELDINDIYVPGSPKYKTLIEVVLEPSGNNTTASGKNTPSDTQNDIQSDDIPSSKITDNEWNTLKDDFIYNMLQNEPNDIPNDYTSGDIPLNTQPNTLYIDKPDEKPFITSIHDRNLYTGEEYSYNVNMVNSMDDIPINRDNNVYSGIDLINDTLSGNHNVDIYDEVLKRKENELFGINHKKHTTINRFAKPARDDPLHNQLNLFHTWLDRHRDMCEQWNNKEEVLDKLKEEWENETHSGNTHPSDSNKTLNTDVSIQIDMNNPKTTNEFTYVDSNPNQVDDTYVDSNPDNSSMDTILEDLDKPFNEPYYYDMYDDDIYYDVNDDNDISTVDTNAMDVPSKVQIEMDVNTKLVKEKYPISDVWDI from the exons ATGGGGCCGCCAGGTATTACTGGTACGCAGGGTGAAACTGCCAAACATATGTTTGATAGGATAGGGAAACAAGTGTACGAAACAGTGAAAAATGAAGCTGAAAATTATATTAGTGAATTGGAAGGAAAGTTGTCACAAGCAACACTTTTGGGGGAAAGAGTTAGCAGCCTTAAAACATGCCAACTTGTAGAGGATTATCGTAGTAAGGCTAATGGTGATGTTAAAAGGTATCCGTGCGCTAATAGATCACCAGTTCGTTTTTCCGATGAAAGTCGAAGTcaatgtacatataatagAATAAAAGATAATGAAACCGATGATAATGCATGTGGCGCCTGCGCGCCGTATCGACGTTTACATTTATGTGATTATAATTTGGAAAAAATGGGCAAAACGTCGACAACGAAGCATGATTTGTTGGCAGAAGTATGTATGGCAGCAAAATACGAAGGGGACTCAATAAAAACACATTATACAATACATAAACACACAAATAATGATTCTGCTGCTGAATTATGTACTGAGTTGGCACGAAGTTTTGCAGATATTGGAGACATTATACGAGGAAAAGATCTGTATCTCggtgatataaaaaaaaagcaaaatggaaaaaaaacagaaagagaaaaattagaagagaatttaaaaagaattttcGGGAAAATACATGAGGACGTGACGAATGGGAAGAAGGAGGTGCTAAAAACACGCTACAAAGATATTAATGATCcagaattttttaaattacgAGAAGATTGGTGGACTGCGAATCGCGCCACAGTATGGAAAGCCATCACATGTCATGCAGGAGAAAGTGATAAATATTTTCGAAACACATGCAATGATAGTGAACATAGTGGAACTTTTTCTCAACCTAATAAATACTGCCGGTGTAACGGCGACAAACCAGGTGAAGACAAGGCAAATGTCGATCCCCCAACCTATTTTGATTATGTGCCGCAGTATCTTCGCTGGTTCGAGGAATGGGCAGAAGATTTTTGTAGAATAAGGaaacataaattaaaaaatgctAAAGAACAATGTcgtgaaaaatataaaagtggTACGGATCGATATTGTAGCCGTAATGGCTACGATTGCACACAAACTATTAGAGGAAGAAACATTCTTGTCTCCGATTCGGAATGTACTAACTGCTCTGTTGTATGCACTCCTTTTGTAAAATGGATAGAGAACAAAAAACTGGAAtttgaaaaacaaaaaggaaaatatacaaaagaaatagaaaaagCAAACGGAACATCAAACGGAACAACAATAAGAACTCAATATGGaacaattaataatatgtatagaAAAGATTTTTATCAACAACTACAAAGTGGCTATGGAGATGTCAATGCTTTTTTAGAATTgttaaataaagaaacaaCATGCAAAGATCACCCTAAAGTGGAAGAAAAATCTGATATTGATTTCAATGAAGGTACTGAAAAAACATTTTCTCATACGGAATATTGCGAAACCTGTCCGTGGTGTGctaccaaaaaaaaaggaattgaTGGAAACTGGGAAGAACAAAAGTATGAAGAAGGATGCGAAAACTATTTAATGAAACCCATTGATGAAAGTAAAAGTACTGATATTGATTTGCTTGTCAAGGATACGTCAGGAACAACTATGGTGGAGAAACTAGGAGGTTTGTGTAACGATTCTTCTAAAAGAACTGTTCAAATGGAAAATTGGCAATgtcattatgaaaaaaaaagtcaATATGAAGATGGTTTTGATAAGGATTATTGTGTACTAAAagatgacaaaaaaaaaaaaccagaACATAGGACAATTAAATCCTATTATACCTTATTTCCAAATTGGATAAATGAAATGTTAAAAGATTCGATAGATTGGAGTAAAGAACTTAAAACctgtataaataatgaaaaaccAACTAATTGTATACGTGAGTGTAAAAGTAAATGCgattgttttaaaaaatgggTTGTACAAAAAGAACAAGAATGGAAACAATTAGAAGAACactatgaaaaagaaaattttagtGGAGATTTTGGTCCAAGAATTAGTCCTTATGTGACTCTTGAAGGGAATTTACAATACAGTTATTTGGAAATGATTCGAAAGTATTATGCACAAGAAAAACCCGTACAAGAAATTGAACAaataattgaaaaaaataagaacaaTTTCGAAGTTAAAGAAGATGATAATTCAATAACCAAGTTCTTACAGCAAGAAAAAGGAATTGCCACCAAATGCATAGAAAAACAGGAAGAATGCAAgcaacaaaaaaaacaacaacgACAAAAACAACCCGCCGATAAAGTTGTCTCCCGCTCCGGCGCCTCACCCGACACCGCCTCACCCGACACTAAGGCCACTGAGGAaaaggaagaagaagaagaggaagaagaagaagaggaCCTCGGCGAGGAGTCGGAGGAGCCGGAGGACCAAGCGGTGGTAGACCAGGATGGGCAGGGGGAGACCACAGAAAAGAAGGTACCGGCGACCACAGAAGAGGGATCACCAAAAGAAACAACAACACCAGAGAAGTCAGTAGACGTTTGCAAAACGGTGGCCGAACTATTTAGTAACGTGGACAATCTGAAAGAAGCCTGCACACAAAAATATGGCGGAAATAACTCACGTTTAGGTTGGAAGTGCATACCAACTAGTGGTGGTGAAAAAGCCACAGGTGGTAGTGGTGAATCCACTGGTAGTGATGCCACCACCGGTGGTAGTATTTGTGTGCCACCGCGAAGACGACGATTATATGTCACACCACTAACGAAGTGGGCAACTAACATGGAGGCGACAGAAGCACAAGCGGGTGGTGACGAGGCCACGGAGGCGTCAGTACCACTAGGTGACGGCGTGTCGAAAAACCCCAAAGAGGCACTACTCAAAGCATTTGTTGAGTCTGCAGCGGTAGAAACTTTTTTCTTGTGGcatagatataaaaaaataaaagacaaagagaaaaaagaaaaagaagaacgAGAACGGGAAAATGCAGGACTTGACCCCTTCGGCGGTAGCGTCGACGATGAGGCATCTACACCTGACCCTCAAACACAATTACAAAGTGGTACCATACCCCCCGATTTTTTGCGACAGATGTTTTATACATTAGGTGATTATAGAGATATATGCATAGGTGGTGACCGCGATATCGTGGGCGACACTATTGTTAGTAACAAAGAGGGTGGTACCCCTACAAAAATATcggataaaataaaagaaattttaGAAAAAGTTGACAAAAAACAACCTGATAAACAAAATAGTGGCACAACCCCTAAAACCTGGTGGGAAGAAAATGGTCCTCATATCTGGAATGCTATGGTATGTGCTTTAACATATAAAGATAATGGCGACAAAGGCAAACCACAAGTGGATGACACTGTGCACTCACAACTTTGGGACACCACCAAGAACAAACCCAAAAACCGCCAATACGAATACGACCAAGTCAAACTCGACGAAAATAGTGGTACCGGCCCCAAAAGCAACGACCCCATCAACAACCCCACGTTAAAAGAGTTTATTTCTCGCCCCCCCTACTTCCGATACCTTGAAGAATGGGGAGAAACATTTTGTCGACAAAGGGCGCGGATGTTGAAACAAGTGGAAAAAAATTGCACACAACATGGTAAAAAACAATATAGTGGGGATGGGGAATATTGTGACAAGATTCATAAGGATCCTACTACACTTCCGGATTTAGGTTACAGTTGTCCCAAATCTTGTAGTTCTTATAGAAAATGgatagaaagaaaaaaaacacaatATGAGAAACAAGAAAAGGCATATAACAATCAAAAAGCGAAtgttcaaaataataatgataatggaTTTTGTGGAACACTAGAAAGGGAGGCTGCAGCATTTTTAAATAGCTTAAAAAACGGACCATGTAAAAAGGAGAATGGAAAGGATAATGATGAgtatgaaataaaatttgATGATAAAGAGAAAACATTTAAACACGCAAAATATTGTGATCCATGTCCTAAATTTAAAGTTGATTGTAAAAATGGTAAATGCGATAATGATAAAGGAGGGGATTGCAATGGTATAAAGACTATTGATGCAAAAAATTTTGAAACAATGGTAAAACCTACTGAAGAAATTGTTATGCGTGTGAGTGATAATAGtggaaataaatttaatgatTTAAGCGATTGTCAAAATGCAGGTATATTTGAAGgcattaaagaaaataaatataaatgtggTAATGTATGTGGTTATGTTGTATGTAAATCGGAAAATGGCAATGGGGAAAAAGTCAATGGGATAGAAAAtcaaaacaaaattataacaattaGAGGTTTGGTTGCACATTGGGtacaatattttttagaagattataataaaattaaacataAAATTTCACATTGTATAAATAATGGTGAGGTATCCAAATGTATAAAAGATTGTGTGAAAAAATGGGTagaagaaaaagagaaaGAATGGAAAAAACTAAAAGAACATTACCAAAAACAATATGGTTATAATAATTCAGGGGAATCTTACCCAGTGAGAAGTATTTTGGAGCAATTCCAATCTGGAACTGAATTTAAAAACGCTATAAAACCTTGTGGAACATTACAACAGTTCGAGAGTTTTTGTGGTCTTAATGGCGATGAGAGCtcaaaaaaggaaaatggtAATGAGGATGCGGTACAATGTTTGCTTAAAAATCTTGGCAATGAAGCTAAAAAGTGTGAAGAGAAACAACAAACTAGTGGCATCCCCGAGGCACCGTGTGTTAACCACACCCCCCTTGAAGATGACGATGAGGAACCCTATGAGGACTTACTCCTTCAAGAAACAGAAGAAAAACCAGAGGAGGCAAAAAAGAACATGATGCCGAAAATTTGTAAAGATGTGGTACAAGAAGCAGAAACAGTGGTAGAAAGCGGTTGTGTCCCAGCAAAAACACCGGAAGCACCAGCGGCATCACCAGCACCAAAAGAACCACCAGCACCTAGTGAAGGCACAAAGGAACGTCCATCTCCACCAGAAAAAAAAGCACCGTTACCAAAAGAAGAGAAAACCAAACCAAAACGATCACTAACCCCAACAGACGACCCATGGGAACCCCTGAAAAATGCCATGTTATCTTCGACGATCATGTGGAGTATTGGCATTGGTTTTGCTACATTcacttatttttatctaaag aaaaaaactAAACGCCTTGTGGACCTTTTCAGTGTTATTAATATCCCCAAAAGTGATTATGATATACCGACAAAACTTTCACCCAATAGATATATACCTTATACTAGTGGTAAATACAGAGGCAAACGGTACATTTACCTTGAAGGAGATAGTGGAACAGATAGTGGTTACACCGATCATTATAGTGATATAACTTCCTCTTCCGAAAGTGAATATGAAGAATtggatattaatgatatatatgtaccaGGTAGTCCTAAATATAAAACGTTGATAGAAGTGGTACTAGAACCTAGTGGTAACAACACAACAGCTAGTGGTAAAAACACACCTAGTGATACACAAAATGATATACAAAGTGATGATATACCTAGTAGTAAAATTACAGATAATGAGTGGAATACATTGAAAgatgattttatatataatatgttacaAAATGAACCAAATGATATACCAAATGATTATACAAGTGGAGATATTCCTTTAAACACACAACCGAATActttatatattgataaacCTGATGAGAAACCTTTTATTACTTCTATTCATGATAGAAATTTATATACTGGAGAAGAATATAGTTATAATGTTAATATGGTTAATAGTATGGATGATATTCCAATTAATCGTGATAATAATGTTTATAGTGGTATAGATTTAATTAATGACACGTTAAGTGGTAACCATAATGTTGATATTTATGATGAAGTtttgaaaagaaaagaaaatgaattatttggaataaatcataaaaaaCATACAACAATTAACCGTTTCGCCAAACCTGCACGTGACGACCCCCTACACAACCAACTAAATTTGTTTCATACATGGTTAGATAGACATAGAGATATGTGTGAACAATGGAATAATAAAGAGGAAGTAttagataaattaaaagaagagtGGGAAAATGAGACACATAGTGGTAACACTCACCCTAGTGATAGTAACAAAACGTTGAATACTGATGTTTCTATACAGATAGATATGAATAATCCCAAAACTACAAATGAGTTTACATATGTGGATAGTAACCCCAACCAAGTGGATGACACCTACGTGGATAGTAACCCTGACAATTCTTCCATGGATACTATCTTGGAGGATCTGGACAAACCATTTAATGAACCCTACTATTATGATATGTATGACgatgatatttattatgatgtaaatgatgataatgatatatcAACTGTGGATACTAATGCTATGGATGTTCCTAGTAAAGTACAAATTGAAATGGATGTAAATACCAAATTAGTGAAAGAGAAATATCCTATATCGGATGTGtgggatatataa
- a CDS encoding rifin, with product MKVHYINILLFAIPLNILIYNQRNHKSTTHHTLKIPITRLLCECELYSPVNYDNDPQMKEVMENFNKQTQQRFEEYDERMKTTRQKCKEQCDKEIQKIILKDKLEKELMDKFATLHTDVQSDAIPTCICEKSVSEKVEKGCLECGGILGAAMPELGSIGGSLLYALSKWQTTEIATAIAAAQKAGIDAATQAGMNAVRLKIKEWYVYFSTEKIVDFTSVVKESNFSSASALHESAMNLLNNYCNFNGNLRRGYFCSTIKYGDKTTFPPFAQAGTEAYNATLPTKTAAFETKYIDGVNTAYGGYQTAIIASIVAIVVIVLIMVIIYLILRYRRKKKMKKKLQYIKLLEE from the exons atgaaagtccattatattaatatattattgtttgctattccattaaatatattg atatataatcaAAGGAACCATAAAAGCACCACACATCATACATTAAAAATACCAATCACTAGATTATTATGCGAATGTGAATTATATTCACCTGTCAATTATGACAATGACCCACAAATGAAAGAAGTGATGGAAAATTTCAATAAACAGACACAACAAAGATTTGAAGAATACGACGAAAGGATGAAAACTACACGCCAAAAATGTAAAGAACAATGCGAtaaagaaatacaaaaaattatattaaaagataaattagaAAAGGAATTAATGGACAAATTTGCTACGTTACACACGGATGTACAAAGTGACGCCATTCCAACATGTATTTGCGAAAAATCGGTATCAGAAAAAGTGGAAAAAGGATGTTTGGAGTGTGGAGGAATATTAGGTGCGGCGATGCCTGAATTGGGATCGATAGGTGGAAGTCTTTTATATGCTCTAAGTAAGTGGCAAACTACAGAAATTGCTACTGCTATTGCAGCAGCTCAAAAAGCAGGTATAGATGCCGCTACGCAAGCTGGTATGAATGCTGTCAGACTTAAAATTAAAGAATGGTATGTCTATTTTAGTACAGAAAAAATTGTCGATTTCACATCAGTTGTTAAGGAATCAAATTTTAGTTCTGCTTCTGCTCTACATGAAAGTGCTATGAACCTGCTTAATAATTACTGTAATTTCAACGGAAATCTAAGAAGGGGTTATTTTTGTAGTACGATAAAGTACGGTGACAAAACTACGTTTCCACCTTTCGCACAAGCTGGTACTGAAGCATATAATGCAACATTACCAACCAAAACAGCAGCATTTGAAACAAAATACATAGATGGGGTAAACACTGCATATGGAGGTTACCAGACTGCTATTATTGCTTCCATCGTTGCAATAGTGGTCATAGTTTTAATTATGGTGATcatatatttgattttacGTTATcgcagaaaaaaaaaaatgaagaaaaaacttcaatatataaaattattagaagAATAG